From a single Bacteroidota bacterium genomic region:
- a CDS encoding U32 family peptidase — protein sequence MSPAGSFESLMAAIQGGADSVYFGAGRLNMRSRSSQNFSIEDLKEIVRICDEHHVRSYLTLNTVIFDTELDEMRKYADAAKDSGISAIIASDQAVIQYCNKTGMEVHMSTQTNITNIEAVKYYAQYADVMVTARELSLEQVAAITRAIDKQQIKGPSGELVRIEVFAHGALCMAVSGKCYLSLDNLNFSANRGECLQVCRRPYKVTDLDGNIELAIDNEYIMSPKDLKTIDFLDKILKAGVRVLKIEGRGRSPEYVKIVTQCYKEAVLAYSGGSYSPEKVDNWNERLKSVYNRGFWDGYYLGRKMGEWSEQYGSQATRKKIYVGKISNYFTNLQVAEIKVEANDLVTGDDIYIIGPTTGVYEGKVQEIRLNTPEPVLKASRGDVCSIPVETFLRKSDKVYKIVDTF from the coding sequence ATGTCTCCTGCCGGCTCGTTCGAGTCGCTGATGGCCGCCATACAAGGCGGTGCGGACTCGGTGTATTTCGGGGCGGGAAGGCTTAACATGCGCTCACGGTCGTCGCAGAACTTTTCTATTGAAGACCTGAAGGAGATCGTTCGCATTTGTGATGAACATCATGTGCGTTCTTACCTGACCCTGAACACGGTCATTTTTGATACGGAGCTGGACGAGATGCGAAAGTATGCAGATGCTGCAAAAGACAGCGGTATCAGTGCCATCATCGCTTCCGACCAGGCTGTGATACAGTACTGCAACAAGACCGGGATGGAAGTGCATATGTCGACCCAGACCAACATCACCAACATCGAAGCGGTTAAGTACTATGCACAATATGCCGATGTGATGGTTACCGCACGGGAGCTTTCGCTGGAGCAGGTTGCCGCCATTACCAGGGCTATCGACAAACAGCAGATCAAAGGGCCTTCCGGGGAGCTTGTCAGGATAGAAGTCTTTGCCCACGGCGCACTGTGCATGGCCGTTTCAGGCAAGTGCTACCTCAGCCTCGACAACCTCAACTTCTCCGCCAACCGCGGCGAATGCCTGCAGGTATGCCGCCGGCCTTACAAGGTCACCGACCTCGATGGCAACATTGAGCTGGCCATAGACAACGAATACATCATGTCGCCCAAAGATTTGAAAACCATCGACTTCCTGGATAAGATACTGAAGGCCGGAGTGAGGGTTTTAAAGATCGAAGGCCGCGGCCGTTCACCCGAGTACGTGAAGATCGTAACACAATGTTATAAGGAAGCCGTACTGGCATATTCCGGCGGAAGCTATTCACCTGAAAAAGTGGACAATTGGAACGAAAGACTTAAATCGGTTTACAACCGTGGTTTCTGGGATGGATACTACCTTGGGCGTAAAATGGGGGAATGGTCGGAACAATATGGTTCCCAGGCCACCCGGAAAAAGATATACGTGGGAAAGATCTCCAATTATTTCACCAATCTACAGGTAGCAGAGATCAAAGTAGAAGCCAATGACCTTGTCACCGGCGATGACATTTACATCATCGGCCCAACCACCGGGGTTTATGAGGGTAAAGTGCAGGAGATCCGCCTCAACACACCCGAACCCGTGTTAAAAGCCTCACGTGGAGATGTTTGCTCCATTCCCGTAGAAACCTTCCTGAGAAAATCCGACAAAGTCTATAAAATTGTTGATACTTTTTAA